A segment of the Mycobacterium intracellulare ATCC 13950 genome:
AGCCCGGCTTTGGCCAGGCCGAACGAGATCTCAGGCCATTCGATGCAGTTGCGGGCGATCACCATCACCCGGTCGCCCGGTACCAGCCCCCGTCCGATCAGGAAGGCGGCGAGCCGCCGGGCTCTGTCGTCGACCTGCGACCAGGTAAGCGCCCGGTCGGCATCGACCAGCGCACGCTTGTCGGGGTAGCGGCGGGAGTTGTTGGTCGCGATGTCACCGATGAGCATCAGATGAAGTCCGTTCAAATTAGGAAAGCGAGTGTCTCGACCGGGCCGCTTGCGTCGATCAGGTGCACGATCTTGCGAATCAGCCGGGGGCCGTCCTGTGACAAGCGAATCGTGTGGATAACCCGGCCGGCCCAGAAGCGTTGACGTAGACGGTATTCGAATAGAGCGAAGTTGGATTCCACAGTGACGGAGTCGGCGGCCGTTTCCACCACCTCGCTGTTGGAGACCACGCGCCGCATTACCGACGGCGGTGTCTGGGAGTGCCGGTTACCCGTGTTGAGCTGAGCCACCCGGCTTTTGATCCGTCGTCGGTTGTCGTTGATGTAGGCCAGCGTGGTGCGCGGGTCATCGTCGGGGTGCATCGGGACGCGGTACTCGACCGTGTCGTCGTCATCGGCCCACAGCGCTTCCCACTCCGAGTAGCGGCCCTCGTCGGCCAGCCGCGCTTCCAGATAGAGAAACGACAGGATCTCGGGGGCGGGCAGCGCGCGTAGAGCGGGACGTGCCTGGGCTTCGGAGTTGACGGTCATGCTTCGCTTCTCCCACCGACGACCGAGGCCCAATGTGAGTAGAAACCGCGCTGGGGAGTCTCGGCGCTCTTGTCGCGGTTGATGATTCCAGTCATGTCGTCGACATCGCTTTCTATGCCGCGGGCCAGCATCAGCCACTCCGGCAGCTCTGCGGCGAGCCCGGCCTGGTTGCGCATCCCGATCTCTCCGTCGTCGGCGATCAAGAACCCCGCAGGACCCATCGCCCCCTCGGAACGGCGCAGCGTGCGCTCGTTCAACGCATCCTGGCCGGGTATCAGGACCGCGGTGGTGTAGGCGATGGTGCGGTCGGGCGCCTGCGGTTCGACGAACATCACGT
Coding sequences within it:
- a CDS encoding aromatic-ring-hydroxylating dioxygenase subunit beta, with the translated sequence MTVNSEAQARPALRALPAPEILSFLYLEARLADEGRYSEWEALWADDDDTVEYRVPMHPDDDPRTTLAYINDNRRRIKSRVAQLNTGNRHSQTPPSVMRRVVSNSEVVETAADSVTVESNFALFEYRLRQRFWAGRVIHTIRLSQDGPRLIRKIVHLIDASGPVETLAFLI